A window from Opitutia bacterium ISCC 52 encodes these proteins:
- a CDS encoding MCE family protein, translating into MSAKPNATVVGIFVLGALAFTVVGLIFLGQAAFGRSSYSFVTYFDETVSGLEIGAAVKFRGVKIGQVTELKIFLGETDGEGVSSRIPVIYEVEAKRFKETFGDLIDLTDPDDLRSYIDDGLRARLATASLITGLMYVELDIVDPDQYRAEYYSQFSDLYEIPNFKGALAEISDNVSDFIKRFSTVDFQGISLRLIELLENVNTEVQGADLGSLSETLQTTAVSFQKLAEMPEIPLLIQELEGTLAQYKGLAGELRSTIEPTAGELQNALQQLTKTLESLEMTTTSLHVMVRPQSSVRTNLDDALVNLSEAAESMRSLIHYLERNPSALLTGRQSSVD; encoded by the coding sequence ATGAGTGCGAAACCGAATGCCACTGTTGTAGGAATCTTTGTACTGGGGGCCTTGGCGTTTACAGTCGTAGGCCTCATCTTTCTTGGACAGGCTGCATTTGGCCGATCCAGTTATAGCTTCGTAACTTATTTTGACGAAACGGTCAGTGGATTGGAGATCGGTGCCGCGGTAAAATTTCGCGGCGTAAAGATCGGCCAGGTGACGGAGCTTAAGATTTTCTTAGGAGAAACGGACGGGGAAGGAGTATCCAGCCGTATTCCCGTCATTTACGAAGTGGAGGCTAAGCGATTTAAGGAAACGTTTGGAGATCTGATTGATTTAACGGATCCGGATGATTTGCGTAGCTACATCGATGATGGACTGCGAGCGCGTCTGGCCACCGCGAGTTTGATCACAGGCTTGATGTATGTGGAGCTGGATATTGTGGACCCCGATCAGTATCGAGCTGAATACTATAGCCAGTTTTCTGATTTGTATGAGATTCCCAATTTCAAGGGAGCCTTGGCCGAGATCTCCGACAACGTCTCTGATTTCATCAAACGTTTCAGTACCGTAGATTTCCAAGGTATATCCTTAAGGCTGATTGAACTCCTGGAAAATGTGAATACCGAGGTTCAAGGCGCCGACCTAGGGAGTTTATCCGAGACCTTGCAGACGACTGCGGTCTCCTTCCAGAAACTGGCGGAGATGCCAGAAATCCCACTGTTGATTCAGGAGTTGGAGGGCACTTTAGCGCAATATAAAGGACTTGCGGGAGAATTGCGTTCGACGATCGAGCCCACGGCCGGCGAATTACAGAATGCGCTTCAGCAATTAACGAAGACCTTGGAGAGTCTTGAGATGACGACAACTTCCCTTCACGTCATGGTGAGGCCTCAGTCCAGCGTGCGCACCAATCTCGACGATGCCCTCGTCAACTTGTCCGAAGCCGCAGAATCCATGAGGAGTTTGATCCACTATCTGGAGCGAAACCCCAGCGCTTTGCTAACTGGGCGGCAATCATCCGTCGACTAA
- a CDS encoding glycosyltransferase, producing MSDSSSTSDPMVSVGLPLYNGEKYLRESLDSILNQTFTDFEVVISDNASTDATQSICEEYAKKDSRIRYIRYEENRGGPWNFNNTFDLSRGKYFNWAAYDDRIRPRFLEACVEALEERPDYVCCWPNNDAIKGDGSLYHRYEEPEMEHESDRPHLRFRDAVFGTHSTLQVYGVIRSDVLRKTCKMAQWICSDTTLEGQLALYGKFYLHPEYLFERRYHEQSSWKDSGQQFYAYDKIWRPVDIGDKIRFPYWKMTWENVRSIFTIPIPWSDRMFCLWYSLTRRQRLSGRKQYWLDIKNALRLFFKSPKTESTHEK from the coding sequence ATGTCTGATTCATCCTCCACTTCCGATCCAATGGTATCTGTTGGATTGCCTCTGTACAATGGGGAAAAGTATCTGAGAGAGTCCCTGGATTCGATTCTCAACCAGACATTCACAGATTTCGAGGTAGTGATATCTGACAATGCGAGTACGGATGCGACCCAATCTATTTGTGAGGAGTATGCCAAAAAGGACTCACGCATTCGCTATATACGGTATGAAGAAAATCGCGGTGGGCCTTGGAATTTTAACAACACCTTCGATTTGTCCCGTGGAAAGTATTTCAATTGGGCGGCCTACGATGACCGCATCCGACCACGCTTCTTAGAGGCTTGCGTTGAAGCATTGGAGGAACGCCCTGACTATGTTTGTTGTTGGCCCAACAACGACGCAATAAAGGGCGATGGGAGTTTATACCATCGGTATGAGGAGCCTGAGATGGAGCATGAATCTGACCGTCCACATCTTCGGTTTCGTGATGCTGTATTTGGAACGCATTCTACATTACAAGTATACGGTGTCATTCGATCGGATGTGCTTCGAAAGACGTGTAAAATGGCGCAGTGGATTTGTTCGGACACGACGCTCGAAGGTCAGTTGGCACTCTATGGAAAGTTCTATTTGCACCCCGAATATTTATTTGAGCGTCGCTACCACGAACAAAGTTCATGGAAAGATTCCGGGCAACAATTTTACGCTTACGACAAGATCTGGCGGCCCGTAGACATCGGAGATAAAATTCGATTTCCCTACTGGAAAATGACCTGGGAGAACGTTCGGAGTATATTTACGATACCCATTCCCTGGTCCGATCGAATGTTCTGTCTCTGGTATTCATTGACAAGGCGCCAGCGCTTAAGTGGTCGCAAGCAATATTGGCTGGATATAAAGAATGCGCTTCGTCTGTTTTTTAAATCTCCCAAGACTGAATCAACCCATGAGAAATGA
- a CDS encoding ATP-binding cassette domain-containing protein produces the protein MSDIPHIEVKDLVCAYGDYLVLEDVSFKVNRGEILVIIGRSGCGKSTLLKHMIGLRDPADGQVLYSGKDFAASSEREKKVLLRKFGVLYQGGALWSSMTLEENVSFPLEEYTNLKRRQIREIVDMKLSQVGLKGFQKFYPAELSGGMRKRAGLARAMALDPEVLFFDEPSSGLDPVSSKRLDDLILSLRDIFNTTVVVVTHELDSIFAIADKAVMLSPQKKTIIAQGNPKTLLEESDNPVVTEFLSRKGGRFSTSNL, from the coding sequence ATGTCTGATATTCCACATATCGAAGTGAAAGACCTGGTTTGTGCCTATGGTGATTACCTGGTGTTGGAAGATGTCTCCTTCAAAGTAAACCGGGGGGAAATTCTGGTGATCATTGGGCGTTCAGGTTGTGGTAAGAGTACTTTGCTCAAACATATGATTGGCTTGCGCGATCCTGCCGACGGGCAGGTGCTCTACAGCGGCAAGGATTTTGCGGCTAGCTCGGAACGTGAGAAAAAAGTTCTGTTGCGGAAATTTGGCGTGCTTTACCAGGGGGGTGCGTTGTGGAGTTCAATGACCCTGGAGGAGAATGTCTCCTTTCCGCTTGAAGAATACACCAACCTGAAACGTCGACAGATTCGTGAGATCGTCGATATGAAGCTGAGTCAGGTAGGCCTTAAAGGATTCCAGAAGTTTTACCCAGCCGAGCTGAGTGGAGGTATGAGAAAACGGGCAGGCCTGGCTCGAGCTATGGCCTTGGATCCTGAAGTCTTGTTTTTTGACGAGCCATCCTCGGGCCTGGATCCCGTGAGCTCCAAGCGTCTGGATGATCTCATACTGAGCCTTCGTGATATATTTAATACCACGGTGGTTGTAGTGACCCATGAGCTGGACAGTATTTTTGCCATCGCCGACAAAGCGGTGATGCTGAGTCCGCAAAAGAAGACCATCATCGCTCAAGGTAATCCCAAAACTTTACTCGAAGAATCTGACAACCCAGTGGTAACTGAATTTCTCAGTCGTAAGGGCGGCCGCTTTTCCACTTCTAATTTATGA
- the nadB gene encoding L-aspartate oxidase: MAERFDILVIGSGIAGLSFALKSAESGHKVAIVTKKHQAESNTNYAQGGIAVVTSATDDFDLHVKDTLIAGDGLCDESVVRRIIEEGPKCVQELIEIGLEFSRENAESYSLGKEGGHSERRILHVADMTGKAIETALVSSVNLHPNITTFEHGFVIDLITAKKLHQVAEDADISEDRVLGVYVLDVLTGGIRTLAANAVLLASGGAGHVYPFTTNPSIATGDGIAMAYRAGVPVQNMEFIQFHPTTLYSESPKRFLISEAVRGEGALLRNLEGERFMDEYDERAELAPRDIVARAIDEEMKKSGSTHLWLDITAKDEAYLKERFPSIFNACLDQGINISKDWIPVVPAAHYLCGGVVTNLNAETGLPGLYACGEVACTGLHGANRLASNSLLEALVMAHNGADAVNQFLGDTEMSTPDLPDWIDGEMSDPDERVVITHNWDELRKAMWDYVGIVRTTKRLQRAKKRIELLSNEINDYYWNFKVEPQLLELRNLALVSDLVVRCALNRKESRGLHYTLDFPEKSAELYNTNTTLSD; encoded by the coding sequence ATGGCTGAGCGTTTTGACATCTTGGTTATAGGTAGTGGCATTGCGGGATTGAGCTTTGCATTAAAGTCCGCCGAGTCTGGTCATAAGGTGGCCATCGTCACAAAAAAGCATCAGGCCGAATCGAACACCAACTACGCACAGGGTGGTATTGCAGTCGTGACGTCCGCCACCGACGATTTCGATCTCCATGTGAAGGACACGCTAATCGCGGGAGATGGGCTTTGTGATGAGTCGGTCGTTCGAAGGATCATTGAAGAAGGGCCCAAGTGCGTACAGGAGCTCATTGAAATCGGACTCGAGTTTAGCCGGGAGAATGCGGAGTCCTATTCCCTGGGAAAGGAAGGCGGGCATTCCGAGCGAAGGATTCTTCATGTAGCTGACATGACTGGAAAGGCCATCGAAACGGCTTTGGTCAGCTCGGTAAATTTACATCCGAATATCACCACTTTTGAACATGGGTTTGTGATTGATCTGATTACTGCAAAGAAGCTGCACCAGGTTGCAGAGGATGCGGATATTTCGGAAGATCGAGTTCTCGGAGTGTATGTGCTCGATGTTTTGACAGGTGGCATAAGAACGCTGGCTGCAAATGCCGTGCTTCTGGCATCGGGTGGGGCAGGGCATGTTTACCCCTTTACCACTAACCCCTCCATTGCGACCGGCGATGGAATTGCCATGGCCTATCGCGCCGGCGTGCCGGTTCAGAACATGGAGTTTATCCAATTTCATCCGACGACCCTTTATAGTGAATCTCCTAAACGATTTCTAATCAGCGAAGCGGTTCGGGGAGAAGGTGCGCTTCTTCGAAATCTCGAAGGCGAACGATTCATGGACGAATACGATGAGCGGGCGGAGCTGGCTCCGCGGGATATTGTCGCTCGGGCTATTGACGAGGAAATGAAGAAGAGCGGTTCAACTCACCTGTGGTTGGATATTACGGCAAAGGATGAGGCCTATCTCAAAGAACGGTTTCCTTCCATTTTTAACGCCTGCTTAGATCAGGGGATAAACATATCCAAAGATTGGATACCGGTGGTTCCCGCAGCTCATTATCTATGCGGTGGCGTTGTGACAAATCTGAATGCGGAAACCGGGTTGCCAGGGCTTTATGCCTGTGGTGAGGTAGCCTGTACCGGATTGCATGGGGCGAACCGTCTGGCGAGTAACTCACTCCTGGAAGCGCTGGTTATGGCTCACAATGGAGCTGATGCCGTGAATCAATTCTTGGGAGATACGGAGATGAGCACACCTGATCTGCCGGATTGGATTGATGGCGAAATGAGCGACCCGGACGAACGCGTGGTCATTACGCACAACTGGGACGAACTGCGTAAAGCGATGTGGGATTATGTGGGTATCGTGCGAACCACTAAACGACTGCAGCGTGCCAAGAAGCGTATCGAATTACTCTCCAATGAAATTAACGATTATTATTGGAACTTCAAAGTAGAGCCTCAGCTGCTGGAGCTGCGCAATCTAGCTTTGGTGAGTGATCTGGTTGTCCGCTGTGCTTTGAATCGAAAGGAGAGCCGTGGATTGCACTACACTTTGGATTTTCCTGAGAAGAGTGCTGAGCTCTATAATACCAATACCACTCTTTCCGACTGA
- a CDS encoding HAD family hydrolase, whose amino-acid sequence MQSLLFDLDGTLLDHFTCLARCYEHVLGELDQPIPSREEIKRAVGGSVELTMANFVPGDMHQEACARWKAHLETILCEDAYLMPGALPLIQTLHAQGKQLAVFTNKVGRLSRTLCDHLQISQYMDGVFGADDTPYRKPNKEFSEYVLEKLGADPDTTALIGDSPFDIQAAHVVGIPAYCVATGTHSIEELEEARVDGAFPDLPALGKTLFGLDLLPELA is encoded by the coding sequence ATGCAAAGCCTATTATTCGATCTCGACGGAACCCTCCTAGACCACTTTACCTGCCTCGCCCGCTGCTACGAACACGTGCTCGGCGAACTCGACCAACCCATCCCGTCGCGCGAAGAAATAAAGCGGGCCGTTGGAGGCTCGGTAGAATTAACCATGGCCAACTTCGTCCCAGGAGACATGCACCAGGAAGCCTGCGCCCGCTGGAAGGCTCATTTAGAAACGATTCTTTGCGAAGATGCCTATCTCATGCCTGGGGCGTTACCCCTCATTCAGACCCTGCACGCTCAGGGCAAACAGCTCGCGGTTTTCACTAATAAAGTGGGTCGGCTGTCCCGCACACTCTGCGATCACCTGCAAATTTCTCAATACATGGACGGCGTATTTGGCGCGGACGATACTCCCTACCGGAAACCCAACAAAGAATTTTCGGAGTATGTTCTGGAGAAACTCGGAGCCGATCCGGACACCACGGCCCTTATCGGTGACAGCCCTTTCGATATTCAGGCAGCCCATGTCGTCGGCATACCCGCCTATTGTGTCGCTACCGGCACACACAGCATCGAAGAACTGGAAGAAGCCAGGGTCGACGGCGCCTTTCCCGACCTTCCAGCCCTGGGAAAAACGCTCTTTGGCTTGGACCTCCTCCCTGAACTGGCCTAA
- a CDS encoding Rne/Rng family ribonuclease, which yields MSEKKSHKRSNISEAKLDKKLRKPPEEQTPEPLPSGEIKKQAKKRAKKGRPLIKRVINAIKKENPVYREVIINSEPLETRVAVLEDGVIERFEVERVGEDRLVGGVFKGKIQNLEPGLKAAFVDIGQPKNAFLHYWDIVPAANDNSIEVVRRNTKEPNKKKKKIDLRDIPSLYPIGTDIVVQITKGQIGTKGPRTTTNIALPGRFLVLMPFNDQCGISRKIEDNKERARLRKVIKSLTIPDGMGIIIRTAGEGKKLRYFIRDLHILLKTWETMETQINTEKGTACLYREPDLVERTCRDFLTEEVDRVIIDNPKDWERMRTAIAQISKRSMSKIHQFKDSIPIYERFNIERQIEQTFQRRVPLPSGGEIVIEETEALVAVDVNTGSHRNKDGKDKNYILQVNLESASEVARQIRLRNIGGLIIIDFIDMKNRRDRQAVYNRMRREMEDDKAKNHILPISQLGIMQMTRQRQEVSIGTGLYTGCPYCNGRGIVKSPRTISVEIQRQITSILRRLKPKLQANGQADDGLTIRVMLNPTVLERLRSEDESLLVDIERLYDVKLSFRADVSYHMENFRLVNAVTGEELQ from the coding sequence ATGAGCGAAAAAAAATCACACAAGCGTTCGAACATTTCGGAAGCCAAATTAGACAAGAAACTGAGGAAACCACCGGAAGAACAGACTCCGGAACCCCTTCCTTCTGGTGAAATAAAAAAACAAGCGAAGAAACGCGCTAAAAAAGGCCGTCCGCTGATCAAGCGGGTTATCAACGCGATTAAAAAGGAAAATCCTGTTTACCGGGAAGTCATCATCAATTCCGAACCACTTGAAACCCGAGTGGCGGTTTTGGAGGATGGAGTCATTGAACGATTCGAAGTTGAACGAGTCGGAGAAGATCGCCTTGTAGGAGGCGTTTTCAAAGGCAAGATCCAGAATTTGGAGCCAGGACTGAAAGCTGCCTTTGTTGATATTGGGCAACCCAAGAATGCGTTTCTCCATTACTGGGATATTGTTCCAGCGGCCAATGACAATAGTATCGAAGTTGTCCGCCGTAATACCAAGGAGCCGAATAAGAAAAAGAAGAAGATCGATCTACGAGACATTCCTAGCCTCTACCCGATCGGCACGGATATCGTTGTTCAGATCACCAAGGGACAGATCGGGACCAAAGGTCCCAGAACGACTACCAACATAGCCCTACCAGGCCGCTTTCTAGTATTGATGCCTTTCAACGATCAATGCGGTATCTCACGCAAGATCGAGGATAACAAGGAGCGCGCACGCCTCCGCAAAGTTATCAAGTCACTCACCATTCCCGACGGCATGGGAATCATCATCCGCACAGCGGGTGAAGGGAAAAAGCTACGCTACTTCATCCGAGATCTGCACATCCTACTCAAAACGTGGGAAACCATGGAAACGCAGATCAATACCGAAAAGGGAACCGCCTGCCTCTACCGCGAACCGGATCTGGTTGAACGCACCTGTCGCGATTTTCTCACCGAAGAAGTAGATCGAGTGATAATCGATAATCCCAAAGACTGGGAGCGAATGCGAACCGCGATCGCGCAGATCTCGAAACGTTCGATGAGCAAGATCCATCAATTCAAAGATTCGATCCCCATTTACGAGCGCTTCAACATCGAGCGCCAGATTGAACAGACATTTCAGCGGCGTGTTCCACTCCCTTCGGGTGGAGAAATCGTTATCGAAGAAACGGAAGCCTTGGTCGCGGTCGACGTGAATACCGGTTCTCACAGAAATAAGGACGGCAAGGACAAGAACTACATATTACAGGTAAATCTTGAGTCCGCTTCTGAGGTCGCACGGCAAATTCGCCTGAGAAATATTGGCGGACTGATCATCATCGATTTCATCGATATGAAGAACCGTCGCGATCGACAGGCGGTCTACAATCGCATGCGACGCGAGATGGAAGATGATAAGGCGAAAAACCATATCCTTCCGATTTCCCAGCTCGGCATCATGCAGATGACCAGGCAGCGCCAGGAAGTGAGTATCGGCACAGGACTCTATACCGGCTGCCCATACTGTAACGGCCGTGGTATCGTAAAATCGCCTCGAACGATCAGTGTCGAAATCCAACGTCAGATCACATCTATTCTAAGACGCTTGAAGCCAAAGCTTCAGGCAAACGGACAAGCTGATGATGGCCTGACGATTCGAGTCATGCTCAATCCAACCGTTTTGGAACGCCTCCGCAGTGAAGATGAATCACTCCTCGTAGATATCGAAAGGCTCTATGACGTGAAGCTTTCATTCAGAGCGGATGTATCTTACCACATGGAGAACTTCCGGCTCGTCAACGCAGTGACTGGCGAAGAGCTCCAGTAA
- the panC gene encoding pantoate--beta-alanine ligase, producing the protein METFSSIAELSKLKDQIRVPGKTLGLVSTGGALHAGHRRLIETARTELDTLVVCIFVNPKEFSLHEKYERYPRHKQADLEVCKELGVDWVYCPQTEELFPNDYSTFIGEDQVTYDLCGQSRAHYFPGVLTVIAKYLNLFRPDVIFFGQKDAQKVAGIRRMIRDLHFETRIEVYPTVREESGLAVDARNEWFSPQQAIDAAGVYEALAAGKSMVENGIHNPDRISAEVIHILSRRRRIRIIYVAIVHRDTMAPVREVIPGETFIATAVWVDEVRMIDNVIL; encoded by the coding sequence ATGGAAACCTTCTCATCAATTGCTGAGCTTTCAAAACTGAAGGATCAAATCCGAGTTCCCGGCAAAACGCTAGGTCTCGTTTCGACAGGGGGTGCTTTGCATGCAGGACACAGGCGATTGATCGAAACTGCCCGAACTGAGTTGGATACCCTGGTCGTTTGCATCTTTGTAAACCCCAAGGAATTTAGCCTTCACGAGAAATACGAGCGTTATCCGCGACACAAACAGGCCGATCTGGAAGTGTGTAAGGAACTGGGCGTGGATTGGGTTTACTGTCCGCAAACCGAAGAGCTTTTTCCCAATGACTACTCAACCTTCATTGGGGAAGACCAAGTGACCTATGATCTATGTGGGCAATCACGGGCTCATTATTTTCCTGGCGTGCTCACAGTCATCGCCAAGTATTTGAATTTATTTCGGCCCGATGTCATCTTCTTTGGGCAAAAAGATGCCCAGAAGGTAGCTGGTATCCGGCGGATGATCCGAGACCTTCACTTTGAAACTCGAATCGAAGTATACCCTACCGTACGTGAAGAATCAGGTCTGGCCGTTGATGCGCGAAACGAATGGTTTTCTCCTCAACAGGCTATAGATGCCGCAGGTGTCTATGAAGCGTTGGCCGCAGGGAAATCGATGGTAGAAAATGGCATCCACAATCCCGATCGAATATCAGCTGAGGTGATTCATATTCTTAGCCGGCGAAGACGCATTCGCATCATCTATGTCGCCATCGTGCATCGTGATACCATGGCACCTGTGCGAGAAGTCATTCCGGGAGAGACCTTCATTGCAACCGCCGTTTGGGTCGATGAGGTGCGCATGATTGATAATGTTATCCTATAA
- a CDS encoding PqiC family protein encodes MKLSVIFISQLSGLLLLFNSGCLSLGEGDTQPALYYTLEPVDVSPIQSEQSVEPIIVGLDGIEVPSYLDRREIVVRTGDNELRYTARHLWAERPSDSLQRLLSMNIERQASMGMEVHSLPWPDHSNPEWVVRLNIESFEGQESPSAELLLEATWTIQSTRDATIAKQGHYTGSQLAWKKGDYSRLARGLSKGLADLGRLIAKDLEVVVGQ; translated from the coding sequence ATGAAGCTATCCGTCATTTTTATTTCTCAGCTTAGCGGCCTATTGCTACTCTTCAACAGCGGGTGTCTCAGCCTCGGCGAAGGGGACACTCAACCGGCTTTATACTACACCTTGGAACCGGTGGATGTATCTCCTATCCAAAGTGAGCAGTCGGTCGAACCGATCATTGTAGGTTTGGATGGCATTGAAGTTCCAAGCTACCTCGATCGACGTGAGATTGTAGTGAGAACAGGCGATAATGAACTCCGCTACACGGCCAGGCATCTCTGGGCGGAGCGACCTTCTGACAGTCTGCAGCGATTGCTCAGTATGAATATTGAAAGGCAAGCGTCGATGGGGATGGAAGTGCATAGTCTGCCATGGCCAGACCACTCGAATCCGGAGTGGGTCGTTCGTTTGAATATTGAATCCTTCGAGGGGCAGGAGTCTCCCAGTGCCGAATTGCTTTTAGAGGCGACCTGGACGATTCAATCCACTCGTGATGCAACGATTGCCAAGCAAGGACACTACACGGGCAGCCAGCTTGCTTGGAAGAAAGGTGATTACTCCCGCTTGGCTAGAGGCCTCTCCAAAGGCCTTGCTGATCTAGGACGTCTCATCGCCAAAGATTTAGAAGTAGTCGTCGGTCAATGA
- a CDS encoding inositol monophosphatase: MKSEGKERLRSLLCELGSAVQSFVIEQRTGLSASELSSVSSVSESDTIYAIDRFSEEALLHWIEEHWPADSPVEVVAEGLEDHAPVIFPKGTQLSDTLYKVIIDPIDGTRELMYDKRSAWVIAGLAPQKFDDNQLSDIEVAMLTELPTTKQSYADQVSGFLGCGREGIVAVRQNLESGANQAVQIRPSAADTVSHGFAALVKFFPEGKELTAQIERELWQALDHYGKDASPVIFDDQYISTGGQMYEMLVGHYRFFGDIRPAVLGSLGLGHSLTCHPYDAAAGLLLTEAGCIYEDPLGGEVQGPLDTVTPIAWVAYANEKLAGNLRPAFKQIYLEHFGK; this comes from the coding sequence ATGAAATCAGAGGGAAAAGAGAGGCTAAGGAGCCTACTGTGCGAATTGGGATCCGCCGTTCAGTCATTCGTGATTGAGCAGCGAACAGGTCTCAGCGCTTCCGAGCTGTCATCGGTAAGTTCCGTCTCTGAGTCAGATACCATTTATGCCATCGATCGTTTCAGCGAAGAAGCTTTGCTTCATTGGATTGAAGAGCATTGGCCAGCAGATAGTCCCGTAGAGGTTGTGGCCGAGGGCTTGGAAGATCACGCCCCAGTCATTTTTCCAAAAGGTACTCAACTATCTGATACGCTGTATAAAGTAATCATCGACCCTATCGATGGTACGCGTGAGCTGATGTACGATAAAAGATCGGCCTGGGTGATTGCTGGGCTGGCTCCACAGAAGTTTGATGATAATCAGTTATCAGATATTGAAGTGGCCATGTTGACCGAGCTTCCAACAACGAAGCAATCATACGCTGATCAAGTGAGTGGATTCCTTGGTTGTGGACGAGAAGGGATTGTAGCGGTTCGGCAGAATTTAGAATCGGGTGCGAATCAAGCAGTTCAGATCCGGCCTTCTGCAGCCGATACTGTCAGTCACGGATTCGCAGCCCTCGTTAAGTTTTTTCCTGAAGGAAAGGAATTAACCGCACAGATCGAGAGGGAGCTTTGGCAAGCATTGGATCATTATGGTAAGGATGCGTCTCCGGTAATTTTTGATGATCAGTACATTAGTACGGGTGGGCAGATGTATGAGATGCTCGTGGGGCATTACCGTTTTTTTGGTGATATCCGTCCCGCTGTGCTGGGATCCTTAGGCTTGGGGCATTCTCTGACCTGTCATCCTTACGATGCAGCTGCCGGCTTGTTGCTTACGGAAGCTGGATGCATTTACGAAGATCCGCTTGGCGGGGAAGTGCAGGGACCTTTGGATACGGTCACGCCCATCGCTTGGGTTGCCTACGCGAATGAGAAATTGGCGGGGAACTTAAGACCGGCCTTTAAGCAGATATATTTAGAGCACTTCGGAAAATAA
- a CDS encoding ABC transporter permease: MSNYPYASQVQLEETGDTLVIRLMGVWVLDRKAPAFDAFVKRGDLRDDINEILLETKNLEDWDSSLLVFLNQARDWANKRSVGFNCDCLPDGLGRLMLQTQSAVDSRTEAKDPEGEPGFAEEVGQGTIQYLADCRAIASFLGEIVISFFRLLVGRARMRWVDCFRAMQDTGPMALPIVGLISFLIGVTLAFQAADLLEEFGSEYYTPAFVGLAMVREMGPIMTGIVLAGRTGAAFASTIGSMKVAEEIDALQTMGVPPVDYLVLPRVIGLSVMTPLMVIYSNALGIIGGMLVTLIKLNMPIQTYIQEIFLNITATDIGSGLLKSSAFGMIIAYAGCLRGMNCDTSSTGVGRATTSAVVTSLLLIIIFNSLFAVIYSIYKI, from the coding sequence ATGTCCAACTATCCGTATGCCAGCCAGGTACAGCTGGAGGAGACTGGTGACACTCTTGTCATTCGTTTGATGGGCGTCTGGGTTCTCGATCGGAAGGCACCCGCCTTTGACGCCTTTGTTAAGCGCGGTGACCTGCGTGATGACATCAACGAGATCCTGCTAGAGACGAAAAACCTGGAGGACTGGGATTCTTCCTTGCTGGTATTTTTGAACCAGGCTCGTGATTGGGCCAATAAACGGTCGGTTGGTTTTAATTGCGACTGCTTGCCCGATGGGTTGGGGCGTTTGATGCTGCAGACCCAGAGTGCTGTGGATTCTCGCACCGAAGCGAAGGATCCGGAAGGGGAGCCCGGCTTTGCGGAGGAAGTGGGTCAAGGCACTATTCAATATTTGGCAGACTGTCGTGCTATTGCCTCTTTTTTGGGAGAGATCGTAATTTCCTTTTTTCGACTGCTTGTCGGACGAGCCCGAATGCGATGGGTGGATTGTTTCCGGGCGATGCAGGATACCGGTCCGATGGCGCTACCCATTGTGGGGTTGATCAGCTTTTTGATTGGAGTGACTTTGGCTTTTCAGGCGGCTGATCTCTTGGAGGAATTTGGGTCTGAATATTATACACCGGCGTTTGTTGGCCTGGCAATGGTGCGAGAGATGGGGCCGATTATGACCGGGATCGTCTTGGCTGGCCGAACAGGCGCGGCGTTCGCTTCCACCATAGGATCCATGAAGGTGGCTGAAGAAATAGATGCCCTTCAAACGATGGGGGTACCACCGGTGGATTATCTGGTGCTTCCTCGAGTGATCGGGTTGTCCGTTATGACGCCCTTGATGGTGATCTACTCCAATGCCTTGGGAATTATAGGTGGGATGCTCGTGACTCTGATTAAGCTAAACATGCCTATTCAGACTTACATTCAGGAAATCTTTTTAAATATCACTGCCACCGATATCGGTTCGGGCTTACTAAAATCCTCAGCGTTTGGCATGATCATCGCATACGCTGGGTGCTTGCGTGGTATGAATTGCGATACCAGTTCAACGGGAGTGGGGCGTGCCACTACTTCAGCCGTGGTAACCTCACTGTTGCTGATTATCATCTTCAACTCCCTATTCGCTGTGATTTACAGCATCTACAAGATTTAG